The window gggcttttgactgtcctcgttcacagcttttgtgttaagtcaatggaaaagcaatagggaacaagatgctaatttccaagtatgaaaatggccataacctttttaatactgaagatatgaaagtgaattaggtgtcaaattaaaattctttttaagctttacctgatgggataaattgcagacttgatttttcaaatctcaacattttgtaacattgctacattgatgtcttgttttcacaccttacccatccatatctctgtgtctccctcacccctgactaaatgtctgcagaagggtctcaacccgaaacatcacccattccttctatccagaaatgcagcctgtcctgttgagttactgcagctttttgtgtcttacttctatgttctgtgtttgtGAGTAACATTTCCCCAATAACACAACAGCCAGACAGCCTCGTTCCTGGCATGCGGACAATGACATGGATTGCAAACCAATCTCAATGTGAATTCTGAGATCTTACGGCAGTGGAGGACAACGATGTCACATTAAAGGCTTCTTTCAGGTCATTCAGTTCTGTTGGGTTTAAGCTGAGAAAAGAAGAATATTTACATTTGTTTATATAAAGATCCGTGCTTAAATATTACTCAGTCATTTGTCCTGATACTTCCACAGACGTGTTGaataaatttacagaagccaattaagccacAAATCCAcaagactttgggatgtgggaggaaaccgagcaccagaagaaacccacgcggtcacagggagaacgtacaatctgtgtacatacagcacccgcagtcaggattgatcccgggtcactggaactgtaaggcagcagctctacccactgcaccaccgtgccgtgatGTCAAACCTTACAGTTTGCACATTTACTAAATAATCTTCCTGGTATGTGCTTCATAATATTTCCTTTCAGCAATGTGGATGCGAGAAAGGGAAATCTCGGGGGAACCTTACCTCTCAGTCTGAAAATCTATCCAGCCATGGCATGGAATATCTGAGTCCTTGGAACAAGCATATTGCTGTTTAATGTCCTTGGGAAGTAGAAAGAACTTCCTGCAGATGTCCATTGCTTCAAACACCTGTGGAGCAATGGTCCAAGATTAAATGTACTGTACAATTGGCATAGGTACACTAAGGTTCATGTTCATTGTTCACGATTGTCAAAGGGTGAGACAGATGATAattaataaatctcctctttccAAATGCAACTAACTTCTACATTTCTACGCATGCTCTCACCTCggcctgttggatctcctggtcacaaactattttaactccccttcccattcccacattgacctttttgAATTGTGCCAGATTAGGAGAAGAGGAGGTGTAATGAGACCTGGATGtgcttatacatcagtcactgaaagtaggtacagcaggcagtgaagaaagccaatgaaggccatgttggccttcattgtgcgaGGATTtgagtcctactgcagttgcacatccTACTGCAGGTGcaactggtgagaccgcacctggagtattgtgtgcaattttggtctcctaatttgaggaaggacattattgctattgagggagtgcagcgtaggttcaccaggttcattcccggtatggtgggactgacgtatgatgaaagaatgggttgactgggcttgtattcgctggaatttagaaggaagagagtatcttatagaaacatataaaattcttagaggattggacagggtagatgaaggattaatgttcctgatgttgggggagttcagaaccaagggtcacatttGAAgattaaggggcaggccatttaggacctgGATTATGAAAAAAcactcacccagagtgttgtgaatccgtggaattctctgccacaggcagcagtggaggtcaattcattggatgttttcaagagagagttagatttaactcttagggctaagggaatcaagggatatggggaaaagccagacggtgtactgattttggatgatcagccgtgatcttgttgattggcggtgctggtttgaagggccgaatggcctattcctgcacctattttgtatgtttctatgtttcacacacaaactggacgaacagcacctcaaattctgcatgggtactttacaccccaacaatatgaacattgaattctcctatttTAGGTAACTGCATAAATCTCCCCTTTCCCTTCTTCCCTCACAATAACCCTTCTCTccatttcttctcccccctccccccccccccacttttcccTTGTGCCCCAACTGGACCTGCATCTAtttcacctccgctcggttctcaataaccaacctgatctcccggtggctcagcacttcaactccccctcccattctgaatccgatctttctgtcctgggcctcctcaatggccagagtgaggaccaccgtaaattggaggagcagcacctcatatttcgcttgggcattttgcaccccagcggtatgaacattaacttctctaatttcaggtagtccctactttctcctccccttctcagctctccctcagccctctgcctccacctcttactttcttcctcccgcccccccccccgtcctcacccccacatcagtcagaagaagggtttcaacccaaaacattgcctatttcctttgctccaaagatgctgcctcacccgctgagtttctccagcatttttgtctaccttcgattttccaccatctgcagttccttcttaaacctatttCTCTCCTCCTTTTTtcatccttcctccagcttcataaAGTGATGTGAAAAAGTGGATTGATGGTATCAGATGGGGCTAGATTGTCTCTTGAGACCAGAGTCTCCACACCTTGCCACCATCCTCCTTACACAGTAGTACGGCACACTATAACGGGATATTAAAGTGCGTGCATACTTGCTCATCTTTGATGCCGGTGTTTTTGAGGTACACAAATCCAAGTTCACTGAATGCCCGTCCGATCTCTGTGGATAATCGTTTCATTTCATGGGCTGAAGGTACAGCCAAGGCAAATGAGCCAAAGTCAACCACAGCGACACTCATCTTCTTCCAATGATTCTGGCCTCGAAAGGACGTCCTGTAACACAGGGCTGCGTGAATTATTCAACCTGATTCTACCTGGCACCAACATAGTCAAAGACTGTTCTCTATATTTATCTTtacacttttagactttagagatacaaagtggaaacagggctttcggcccacagagtccgcaccgaccagcaatcacccgtgcactaacactatcctgcacactaggaacaattcacaacttacagaaggcaattaatctTTCTGCCcacctgtgactagtggcgttCCTCTGGGTTTCGTGCTGGACCCGTTaccgtttgtcatctatatcaatgatttgaatgaaaacATACACGTCAAGATtatcaaatttgctgatgatacaaaagtgagtggttttgcagatagtaaagatggctgtgaaaaattgcagcaggatcttgagctATTGGccatgtgggctgaggaatggttgatggtattTGAGGTGTTATATTTGGAGGTCTAACATGTGCAGGACCTactcagtgaatggtaggactctggggagaattgtagagcagagggatggttccttgaaggtggagtcgcaggtacaaggtagtcaaaaaggcttttggcactttggccttcatcagtcagagtgtttAGTattgatgttgggaggtcatgttacagttgtataagacgttggtgaggcagcatttagtgtattctgttcagttctggacaccatgctctaggaacaatgttatcaagctggaaaggatgcagagaagatttacgaggatgttgccaggactagagagtctgagctatagggagaggttgagttggctgggaatctattgcttggagcgcaggagtatgtgaggtgatcttattgagatgtattaaatcatgagaggaatacatcgggtagatgtacatagtctcttgcccagtgaaggtaaatcgagaaccagaggacataggtcgggtgggactagtgtagctgggacatgttgggcgatgTGGACAAGTTGcatcaaagggcatgtttccacactgtatcactctatgactctattagttACAAACTCgcaagtttttggagtgtgggaggaaatcggaacacccggagaaaacaacaGATTATTTGTTGCTGGACTGTAATGAGAAAAAACAATTCATTCAGTTGATTTAATTGAATTATTGATCCTGATTCTACCTGACACCAACAATGTTCAAAACAGTTCTCTTTATTGATCCTCAGGAGGTCAATGTGATCAAGTTTAAAGGGTATTGTGAAGATCATTTTTGCACACAGTGggtatctggaacacactgccagggctggtggtggaggcagacacgatagtggtgtttaaatggCTTTTacacaggcacatggacatgcagggaatggaaggatatggatcacacgcgggcagaggagatgagtttaacttggcatcatgtttggcttggacattgtgggctgaagggcctgttctgtggtACTGCTCTATGTCTTAGTCTATGTTATGCCTACAATAAGAATAATTTACCATAGAATTTAACCTTTCGGCAAATCTTTGGGATAATTAGGTCCATTAACCAACTATGactgtgccaagcatgatgccaagttagactaatctccactgcctgcatatccatgtgcctatataacAGCCTCTTATAAGCTATTGTCATATTTGCCATTAATATAGTTtagcttcgagatacagcatgggaacaggccctttggcccactgagtccacgccaacttcTAATTTCATGATAATATCTCAGATCATTGAAGTTATTTTACAACTACATCCAAGACTTGCAAAAGGTCTCAGAATCAATCTGTTTACGTTGGATGGTTCCGTTTTTATTGAGAGAATTTTTAAagaagtaaaaacaataaaatataaATCATGTTGAAACAATTAAACTCCAAAGCCAAATAAAACAGCATTTACCTCATTGTCAGTCACTAAATGTTTAATGACAAAGTTCCAAAACATTTTATATATAATACTCACTCTTGGTCCTCAAAAATATTCCTTTGCACTTCTCTTGAAAATGAATCGCTCCGATTCTCTGTTATATAGCTGCTTATCTTTTAACCCTGTTGCTATTGATAAGGTGATGCATGTCACAATGAAACCCCAGTCACATGTAAACATATTGAAGGGTGAATCATTTACTTGTTCCTTAAACAAAGCATAAGGCAAAATGAAGCCAGACGGGCACACATTAATGATGTCTGTCTCCGCAAATGACTTTATCTAAAGCTTTCATTTATTTGTGTTTTAGTTTGATACATTTAAAGAGTAGATCTTTAAGAATTGGAAATAAGAATATAGAATCTTagagtcacagtggcacagtggtgtagcggtagagctactgccttacagtgcccgaggcatgagtttgatcctgactacaggtgctgtctgtacggagtttgtacattctccccgtgaccgagattGTTTTTTTCCAAgtgattcggtttcctcccacactccaaagaggtacagatttgtaggttaattggcttggtataaatattaaaagattgttccaagtgtgtgtaggatagtgttaatgtgcggggatcactggtcatgcGGActcgttggactgaagggccagtttccacgctgtatctcgaaactaaattaaaagtcattcatagaaacatagaaacagagaaaataggtgcaagagtcggccatttggcccttcgagtcagcactgccattcaatatgatcatggctgatcatccagaatcagtaccctgttcctgctttctccccatatcccttgattccattagctctaagagctccatctaactctctcttgaatacatccaatgaattggcctccactgacttctgtggcagagaaatccacagattcacaactctctggctgaagaagtgtttcctcatctcagtcctaaatgacctaccccttattcttaagactttttcctttgattcctccaaaggctaaaagggacttctgctccaagctggaggatgaggcagctgtggcggggcctgaatgcaatcacctcctacaaggcaaaatcaggaggcaactcgaatgtcagcgaaacatcactccctgacgagctcaatgcgttttacgcacactttgatagggagaatactgatgtgccttcccaagcccccattcgctgtgatggtatttcagtctcagtcacagaggccgatgtcaggaaaaccttcagaggggtgaaccctcgtaaagcgcctggacctgatggtataccaggtcgtgttctaaaaacctgtgcggaccaactggctggagtttttgtggacattttcaacctttcacttctgaggtctgaagttcccacctgctgtaaaagggcatcaattataccagtgtccaagaagagcaaggtgacgtgcctcaatgactatcgacctgtggcgCTAACATCGGTGATGATGaactgctttgagaggttgatcatgctgcaaatcaactcctacctcgacaaaaacttggacccactgcagttcgcttaccgccacagcagatcaacggtggatgcgatctcgctggctctccactctgctctggaccacttggacaacaaaaactcatatgtcaggctgttattcattgattacagatcggcatttaatacaatcatcccctccaagctggttaccaaactcgcagaactgggtctctgcgcatccctctgcaattggatcctcgacttcctcattcacagaccacagtctgttcgtattgatgGAAATGTTTCAGCCTCgaaaacaatcagcacgggagcacctcaaggctgcgtgctcagccccctactgtactcactctatactcatgactgcgtagccgatcatagtgcgaactccatcatcaagttcgctgatgacaccactgttgtgggacgtatcactgatggggacgagtcagagtatagaagtgagatcgaccgattgaccaaatggtgccagcacaataacctggccgtcaacaccagcaaaaccaaggaactgattgtggactttggaaggggtaggacggGGACCCacggtcctgtttatatcaacgggttgatggtggagagggtcaagagcttcaaattccctgggcgtgaatatttctgaagatctctcctggtccgagaacactgatgcaattattaagaaaggacatcagcgactctacttcctgagaagattacggagagtcagtttgtcaaggaggactctctctaacttctacaggtgcacagtagagagcatggtgactggttgcattgtggcttggttcggcaacttgagcgcccaggagcggaaaagactacaaaaggtggtaaacactgcccagtccatcatcgactctgacctccctaccatcgaggagatctatcgcagtcgctgcctcaaaaaggctggcagcatcatcaaggacccacaccatcctggccacacactcatctccccgctaccttcaggtagaaggtacaggagcctgaagactgcaacatccaggttcagaaatacgtaactacttccccacagccatcaggctattaaactcaactgaaacaaatctctgaaaacttatagaccattatctgtttatttgcactttatctgcttatttattgttgtgtgtatatatttatataatggtatatggacacactgatatgatatgttctgtattcgtgcctactatattccgttgtgctgatgcaaagcaagaatttcattgtcctatctgggacatatgacaataaactctcttgacatttcttccaaatccaaggtgtagctatgggcacgcacatgggccccagctgtgcctgcctcttgtaggtacgtcgaacaatccttattCGAGGCAAAaggtggccctatccccaaactctacctttgctacactgatgactgcattggtgccacctcctgcaccaatACAGAActtactgacttcatccatttcaccactaacttccatccggcactcaaattcacctggaccatttccgacatctccctaccgtttctagacctcaccatctccatcacaggtaacagactactgaccgacatctactacaaacccactgactcccatggctatctggactccacttcttcccaccctgcttcctgtaaggactccatcctctactcccaattcctccgtctacgttgCATCAGCACCCAGgacgaggtgttccaaaccaggacatcggagatgtcctcatcctTTAGGGAATGGagtttcccctcttcgactatagatgaggctctcaccagggtctcctctatatcccgtagcttcgctctcactccccatccccgcactcgtaacaagggcagattcCCCCTTGTCCTACCTTtcaaccccaccagccgtcacgtacaacagataatcctccgacattttcgccacctccaacgggatccaatcactggccacatcttcccatctcctcccctttcagctttccgcagagaccgctccctccgtaactccttggtcaattcgtcccttcccacccttcccaccccctcccctggtacttcccCTTTCACCACCACTGTCATCACTGTCACCACCGTCACCACCAACGTCACTACCGTTTACCACCGTCACCACCTCTATTGCTGTATTGCCATCTTGCAGCTTTGTAAATTAGGGTAGGTAAGGCTTTGCTTTAATGTTTCTGCTGAATAAAAGCACCTCTGTCTCACCCacatgtcataaagtcataaggtcataagtgatagtaacaGTATTTGTCCagtcggcccagcaagtctactccaccattcaatcatggctgatctatcttttcctcctaaccccattttcctgccttctccccataacctctgacacccgtacaaatcatgaatctatctatctatgctttaaaagtatccattggcaatgaattagacagatttaccatcctctgactaaagaaattcctctcaatatccttcctaaaggtgcgtcctttaattctgaggctatgaccttttggcctagactctcccactggtggaaacatcatcACCACAttcactcaatccaagcctttcacaagtttcaatgaggtaccccctcatccttctaaactccagcgagtataggcccagtggcgataaacgctcattcctgggatcattcttgtaaacctcctctggaccctctctagagccagcacatcctcactcagatatggtgccaaaaATTGCCCTTAATACTCCGAATGTGGCTTTACCAGcagcttatagagcctcagcattatacccctgtttttgtatactagtcctctaaataaatgctagcattacatttgttttctttactaccgattaaacgtgcaaattaattttttgtgaatcctgcaccaacactcccaagtctctttgcacctccgatttctggattctctccccatttagaaattgGCCAagcctttattcctgctaccaaaatgcatggctatgggtgctgtctgtatggagtttgtacgttcctcctgtaaccgtgtgggctttctccggctgCACCGTATTTTTCCGACACAACAAAGACGTACGGATTTGTAAGTTAAATTAGCTAaaatagtaaaattgtccctaatgtgtgtagaatgatgttagtatgcggggatcgctgggcgccacggactcgttgggctgatggatttgtttctgcactgtatctctaaactaagcagagTAAAACTTCTACTTGCCCTCTTGAAACAATCTGGTACCTATTTCCGCTCACAAATACTCCCAACCACAAATTTGGTACTAGATTGGCACAAAGCTTGCTTACACAAGCTCACAAGATAGAGTGACAATATGCCTCAGGTATGCTGGCTTCATCAGTCAAGGAACTGGGTGTAGAGGTTAGGAGGGTTATGCTACAGTTgtagaagacattggtgaggctgctcgTGAAGAATTGTGTTAAGTTTTTGTCAACCTGATATAAGaaatatgtcattaagctggaaacagtgcagagaagatttatgaagatgtgccAGATCTCAAAGgcttgagctaaagggagaggttggacaggctaggactttatactttggagtgcaggatgatgaggggttcaaaggttcaaaggtaattttattggtcacatacaccaaggtgtagtgaaatgcttcttgccaatgcagcacataaaaaagaatacagacataacagtaataaagaaatttaaacataaaaacatccccccacaatggttcccattatgagggaaggcacaaagtccagtccccatcccatgtccacccatagtcgggcctattgaggcctccacagttgcatttacggaggcccgatgttccaggccgttctcgccgggtgatggtgctccggcgtcgggagaatcctctcagcggcatgggaaccctggaacggccgcttcccttactggagaccacggcttccgaagccaacaaggccgcgccggatggagctccaccactggcgatctcggcgagagatcccaggctcccgatgttgaagttcaGCTCTGTGATGTTTCAAcgtcggtctcagctcaccggagctccagcgcggcgacccgggcaaggcatcgtccgcaccgctccgcgatagcgctccagcgctgtgccgccgctaccgaagccgaggtactgggcggtcccctcaggaaacgccgctccaagctcgctggtaggccgcgaggaggggtcgaaagtgcagcccggagaaagctgcctctccgaccaggtagggaccctgaaaagtagtttcccccttcctcccccccaccccccacataaaaaagacgagCTCcataaacaaaacactaaaactcactaaaaattaaaaaaagtgaaaaactaagagctgcaggctg is drawn from Amblyraja radiata isolate CabotCenter1 chromosome 20, sAmbRad1.1.pri, whole genome shotgun sequence and contains these coding sequences:
- the LOC116984426 gene encoding 1-aminocyclopropane-1-carboxylate oxidase-like; protein product: MKKNKHLQASQSPKPEPHQVAPAGPSEVQDAPGVTQQGAEEKRTSFRGQNHWKKMSVAVVDFGSFALAVPSAHEMKRLSTEIGRAFSELGFVYLKNTGIKDEQVFEAMDICRKFFLLPKDIKQQYACSKDSDIPCHGWIDFQTESLNPTELNDLKEAFNVTSLSSTATWPVKDLPEFSSCLESFVGMFKDLSMRILKVIELSLGVETDFFVSKHQKMGSNVQVWSVHRCPLPSKCGSSQHR